The Zalophus californianus isolate mZalCal1 chromosome 7, mZalCal1.pri.v2, whole genome shotgun sequence genome includes a region encoding these proteins:
- the LOC113927268 gene encoding natural cytotoxicity triggering receptor 2-like has translation MTWEALHLPLVLLLFASGSWAQVQENELVWAVQQQGVSVKCPSTPPAGEYENKIWCKETKPGYCLKLVTSTRPQVMAQNPPHFIWDNPSAGFFIVIVTEITKKSSGTYWCGIDRGPKESIYILKNISLVVTSMTTGSTFISDSDYCFLGSTSVMLLCAFLVTKILALTALLLFLTYRAQVSTRTMGVAAMAAPSPTRTREPLGTPH, from the exons ATGACCTGGGAGGCCCTACACCTGCCGCTGGTCCTGCTGCTGTTTGCCTCAG GCTCCTGGGCACAAGTCCAGGAGAATGAGCTGGTGTGGGCGGTTCAGCAGCAGGGGGTCTCTGTGAAATGCCCGTCCACACCCCCGGCAGGTGAGTATGAGAATAAAATCTGGTGTAAGGAAACCAAGCCAGGTTATTGTTTGAAGCTGGTCACCAGCACCAGACCCCAGGTAATGGCTCAAAACCCTCCACATTTTATCTGGGACAACCCTTCTGCTGGCTTCTTCATTGTCATCGTAACAGAAATCACGAAGAAGAGTTCAGGAACCTACTGGTGTGGAATAGACAGAGGTCCTAAAGAGAGCATCTATATTCTCAAGAACATCAGCCTGGTGGTGACTTCAA TGACAACTGGTTCAACCTTCATCAGTGACTCTGATTACTG TTTTTTGGGCAGCACTTCTGTGATGCTGTTGTGTGCATTCCTCGTGACCAAGATCTTGGCTTTGACAGCCCTCCTCCTGTTTCTGACCTACAGAGCCCAG GTCTCCACCAGGACCATGGGAGTAGCAGCAAtggctgcccccagccccaccaggaCCCGAGAGCCCTTGggcactccccactga